One Halolamina litorea genomic window carries:
- a CDS encoding DUF6276 family protein produces the protein MACPACGGSVVAFRVPASLREHAPADETAICSVCLRTMPASEIEAGADAADPDEVDFSGIDDSFPSGRAGVAFALLLGKLDSLALERQSIEELCEAAERAGTDVRLALERLALAEGLEPQFDIERRTSQLASFR, from the coding sequence ATGGCCTGTCCGGCGTGCGGTGGCTCGGTCGTCGCCTTCCGGGTCCCGGCGTCGCTCCGTGAGCATGCCCCCGCCGACGAGACCGCTATCTGTTCTGTCTGTCTGCGGACGATGCCGGCGAGCGAGATCGAGGCCGGCGCCGACGCCGCCGACCCCGACGAAGTCGACTTCTCGGGCATCGACGACTCGTTCCCGAGCGGCCGCGCGGGTGTGGCGTTCGCGCTGCTCCTCGGCAAACTCGACTCGCTGGCGCTCGAACGGCAGTCGATCGAGGAGCTCTGTGAGGCGGCGGAGCGCGCCGGCACCGACGTACGGCTGGCGCTGGAGCGGCTGGCACTGGCAGAAGGGTTGGAGCCGCAGTTCGACATCGAGCGTCGAACGTCGCAGTTGGCGTCGTTCCGCTAG